A stretch of DNA from Thermovirga sp.:
CGTCTATAACCGTCTTCCCACCGACGACCCTCCCCTGGAGGGAACGGCGGAGGACCGCTCCCTGCTCGTGGATTTCCTTGAGCATGTAATGGGAAAAATCCGACTTTTCCGCCATGGACATATCCCAGTCGACGGTGACGACGGGTCTGTCCACAGAGCTTCCGCCCTCATCCCAGATCTTGATGCCTCCGGGAGATATCTCCGCTATGTCGCCCTCCTCCAGGTACTGTATCTTCCTCGTGTAGGGCAGGAAGGCGGGGATGTCCGAAGCGCAGAAAGATTCTCCGTCGCCCGAACCCAAGACGAGGGGGGAGCCTCTTCGGATGGCGTAGATCCTGTCGGGAAGGCCCTGCTGCATCACTGCCAGGGCAAAGGTGCCTCTCAGCCTCTTTTGCAAGTAGACCAGGGTTTCCAGGATGTCGCCTGTTCGGGAGAAGGAGGACGAAATAAGATGTACAATCGCCTCCGTGTCCGTCTCGGAGAGAAACACGGTCCCTTCTCTCTCGAGTTCTTCCTTTAGTTCCGCGAAATTATCGATGATCCCGTTGTGCACTAGGGCAAATTTGCCGCTGCCGTCCTTGTGGGGGTGGGCGTTAATCCGGGACACCCCGCCATGGGTGGCCCACCGGGTGTGTCCTATCCCCTGAGTGGAACAGGGGGGTAATTCCTGAAGCATCCTCTCGAGGTCTTCCACCTTGCCGACCTCCTTGAGGATGAGGAGGTCATCGCCTGTCCCCAGGGCCAATCCTGCCGAGTCGTAACCTCGGTACTCAAGCCTCTTGAGCCCGTCGATGAGGACTTCGCGAGCCTCCCGTCCGCCGACATAACCAACTATCCCGCACATTCCTGCCTGAGCACCGCCTTTCGTTCGCGGCAAAAAAACGGATACCGCCCCTTTTGTCCCGGGTATCGCTCTCCGGTTTTGTGGGCGCGGCTTAATGGCCTCTCCGTTCGTGCCACCGGGGCATCCGCCGAACCTTCGATGCTCCCCGGACCTCGTCAACTGGCATGGCCTGTTCTGGCGCTAGGACAGCCGCTTTTTCCTCTCTCGATCTAGGTCACCCCGTCACCTCCATCCAGGATGATCCCTAGCCGCTCTAGCTCGGAAAGGACGATGCCGCGCAACTCTTCTCTCCGCAGGGCCATGCCCAGCGTGGCCTTCAGCCAGCTTTCCATGGTCCCGCAGTCAAACCTCTCGCCCCTGTAAAGGATACCCCAGAGGGGCTCATCCTTTGCCAGTACCCTCAGGGCATCGGTGAGCTGTATCTCCCCGCCGGCCCCGGCAGCGGAACTCTTGAGGTAACGAAAAACCTTTGGCGACAGGACGTATCGTCCCATCACCGCGTACCGGCTTGGCTCCCTGCCGGGTCCGGGTTTTTCCACAAGGTCCTCTATCCTGAAAAGGCCTTTTTCAACCTGCTCGCCCTTGATCATTCCATACCTACCGGCATCCTCCGGAGGAACTTCCTCGAGGGCGATCACTGATCCGCCGAGCTTCTGGTGAACCTGGAAAAGCTGTTCGAGCACGGGTGGAGAATCTGGATGGTGGATCATCACATCATCGGGAAGAATAACCCCGAAATATCCTCCCCTGCAGAAAGGTTCACCACAGAGGACCGCATGGCCTAGGCCGAGGGGTTCGGACTGCCTCACATAGGCGAAATCGGCCATCTCGCTTATCTCCCTCACCGTCCTGGCACATTCGGCCTTGCCCTTTTCGATGAGCAGCTGTTCGAGCTCGATGGATCTGTCGAAGTAATCCTCAATGGCCCTCTTGCCCCTGCCTGTGACAAATACGATCTCGCCACATCCCGACAGTACGGCCTCCTCGACCCCGTACTGGATAAGGGGTTTGTCGAGGAGGGGGAGCATCTCCTTGGGTATTTCCTTCGTCGCGGGGAGGAACCTTGTGCCCATGCCCGCGACGGGGAAAAGGCATTTCCTAGCACGATTACCTATCAAAGCTCCTCACCCCCATGGAGGCTGCCGATGGTCGAGTCTTGCGCGGTCCTCACGATCCTTTCGAAAAGAGCCTCCGAAACGGCCTTCAACAACGTGTCATCCCTGGCCTCCACTAGTACGCGCACGAGGGGTTCCGTGCCCGAGGGCCTGATCAGGATCCTGCCCAGGCCTCCCAAATCGAGTCGGGCCTGGCTGATGGCTTCCTGCACTCTGGAATGGCTTAGAAAGGCATCCTTGTCGCGGGTATGAATATTCTTTAAAACCTGGGGGTACCTTCCGAACCTTTCTACCAGGGTATCGATATCCTCACCCAGCCGGCGACAGGCCGAGAGAAAAAGGAGGCCGGAACCTAAACCGTCGCCGGTTGAAAAGAAGCCGCTGGCGATGATATGGCCCGATTGCTCGCCGCCGAGGTTCGACCCCGACGACCTCATGGCATCCAGCACATACCTGTCACCGACGGAGCAGCGCCTCAGCGGTATACCCTCCTGGGCAAGTTTTTCTTCCAGGGCCTTGTTGCTCATCACCGTTGCGACTACACCGTTGCCAAGCTCCCCCTCGGCAAGGAGCCATCTTCCGAGGACCCAGAGGATGATATCGCCGTCGATGATCCTGCCCCCGGAATCGACGAAAAGTGCCCTGTCGGCGTCACCGTCGAGGGCCATACCCAAGGAATGGCCCCCTGACAAAACCCTGGAGGCGACATTTTCCATGTGGATCACGCCGCATCCGTCATTGATGTTGTTCCTGTCGGGCCTGTCCGAGATGAGGACGGCCTTTTTGAAACACCTTCCGAACACCATGGCTGCGGCCTCTGAGGCCGCCCCGTGGGCGCAGTCAACCACGATGGAGAGTTCGGGATCTATACCAAGGCAACAGGTCCTTACGAGGTGTTCCGCGTACTCAGAGAGGATCTCGGGCCTCGATGATATGGAACCCACCGATGATCCGGTGGGCCTCCATTCATCAAAGACGACATCGGCGAGGTATTCCTCGATCTCCGCCTCGTCATCGTCGTCCAGCTTGCCGCCATCCCTGCCCAGAAATTTTATCCCGTTGTATTCGAAAGGGTTGTGGGATGCGCTTACGACGGTCCCACCGTCACAGGAAAGCCTCTTGACGGCAAAGCTCACTCCCGGAGTAGGAATCACCCCCAGGGAGTTCACTTCGGCGCCGGCGGAGAGTAAACCCGAGACGAGGGCCATTTCGATCATTGCCCCGGAGCGCCTCGTGTCCCTTCCGACAGCGATAGTCGGGCGGGATACCCCCCTTTCAATGAGAAAAAGAGCGTAAGACCGGCCGAGGCGCAGCGCCATCTCGGGGGTCATGAGGCCCCGATTGGCCACATCCCTGACACCGTCTGTCCCAAAGAGGCAACGGCTTTTTTTCGAAGGACCCAGCATCGGAACACCTCTTTCCTTGATCCTACTCCGTCAACGCATAGACCGTTACGTTAGGGGAATCAACATCGGCCAGGGTGACACCCTTGGATCGCACGGTCGCCTTAACCGGCACGGTAATCTTCTGAGAGACCAGGTTCGTCACGTCCACGAAGACGTCCACCGGGCTGCCCTCGG
This window harbors:
- a CDS encoding glutamine--fructose-6-phosphate aminotransferase — encoded protein: MCGIVGYVGGREAREVLIDGLKRLEYRGYDSAGLALGTGDDLLILKEVGKVEDLERMLQELPPCSTQGIGHTRWATHGGVSRINAHPHKDGSGKFALVHNGIIDNFAELKEELEREGTVFLSETDTEAIVHLISSSFSRTGDILETLVYLQKRLRGTFALAVMQQGLPDRIYAIRRGSPLVLGSGDGESFCASDIPAFLPYTRKIQYLEEGDIAEISPGGIKIWDEGGSSVDRPVVTVDWDMSMAEKSDFSHYMLKEIHEQGAVLRRSLQGRVVGGKTVID
- a CDS encoding UTP--glucose-1-phosphate uridylyltransferase gives rise to the protein MGTRFLPATKEIPKEMLPLLDKPLIQYGVEEAVLSGCGEIVFVTGRGKRAIEDYFDRSIELEQLLIEKGKAECARTVREISEMADFAYVRQSEPLGLGHAVLCGEPFCRGGYFGVILPDDVMIHHPDSPPVLEQLFQVHQKLGGSVIALEEVPPEDAGRYGMIKGEQVEKGLFRIEDLVEKPGPGREPSRYAVMGRYVLSPKVFRYLKSSAAGAGGEIQLTDALRVLAKDEPLWGILYRGERFDCGTMESWLKATLGMALRREELRGIVLSELERLGIILDGGDGVT
- the glmM gene encoding phosphoglucosamine mutase translates to MLGPSKKSRCLFGTDGVRDVANRGLMTPEMALRLGRSYALFLIERGVSRPTIAVGRDTRRSGAMIEMALVSGLLSAGAEVNSLGVIPTPGVSFAVKRLSCDGGTVVSASHNPFEYNGIKFLGRDGGKLDDDDEAEIEEYLADVVFDEWRPTGSSVGSISSRPEILSEYAEHLVRTCCLGIDPELSIVVDCAHGAASEAAAMVFGRCFKKAVLISDRPDRNNINDGCGVIHMENVASRVLSGGHSLGMALDGDADRALFVDSGGRIIDGDIILWVLGRWLLAEGELGNGVVATVMSNKALEEKLAQEGIPLRRCSVGDRYVLDAMRSSGSNLGGEQSGHIIASGFFSTGDGLGSGLLFLSACRRLGEDIDTLVERFGRYPQVLKNIHTRDKDAFLSHSRVQEAISQARLDLGGLGRILIRPSGTEPLVRVLVEARDDTLLKAVSEALFERIVRTAQDSTIGSLHGGEEL